A window from Salvia miltiorrhiza cultivar Shanhuang (shh) chromosome 2, IMPLAD_Smil_shh, whole genome shotgun sequence encodes these proteins:
- the LOC131013572 gene encoding coatomer subunit zeta-1-like, with translation MDFCPSVKNIILLDSEGKRIAAKYYSDDWPTNAAKEAFEKTIFTKTQKTNARTEAEITMFDSNIIIYKFVQDLHFFVTGGEEENELILATVLQGFFDAVDILLRGNVEKREALENLDLILLCLDEIVDGGIILETDANSIAGKVASHSIDSGAPLSEQTISQALATAREQLTRSFLK, from the exons ATG GATTTCTGCCCTTCTGTGAAGAACATTATCCTTCTTGATTCAGAAGGGAAACGTATTGCAGCCAAGTACTACTCAGATGATTGGCCTACCAATGCTGCCAAGGAAGCTTTTGAGAAGACCATCTTTACCAAGACCCAGAAAACAAATGCTCGGACTGAAG CGGAAATAACTATGTTCGATAGCAATATCATCATCTACAAGTTTGTTCAAGATCTCCACTTCTTTGTTACTGGGGGTGAAGAAGAGAATGAACTGATTTTAGCCACTGTTCTTCAGGGATTCTTTGATGCAGTTGATATCCTGCTCAG GGGCAATGTGGAGAAGAGGGAAGCGCTCGAGAATTTGGATCTCATCCTTCTATGCCTTGATGAAATCGTTGATGGCGG AATTATTCTTGAAACTGATGCAAACAGCATCGCTGGTAAAGTTGCAAGTCACAGTATTGATTCTGGAGCACCTCTCTCCGAGCAG ACGATAAGCCAAGCTCTAGCGACTGCTCGTGAACAACTTACTAGGTCTTTTCTGAAGTGA